In Aestuariibaculum lutulentum, one DNA window encodes the following:
- a CDS encoding DUF481 domain-containing protein → MGDNSLYKFNLKRTKGSIVFNGLSKIIIVVILLFGYSVLAQNDTLVLKNNNRIVGEIKSMQNGVLAVETDYSDSDFKITWVEVAQVSGKQLFLVTLKNGERYNTALGLASGTGKVKLTNVGDGRVVSIQDIVFIKSVKSSFLSRLDASISVGFNLTKSNNLRQLNVRSSVGYTADYWQLLGNYNSVRSKQDGSSEIHRTDANIKFTYFLKNDMLAIFNSEYLANDEQKIDYRFTNRVGFGNYFIHTNYLYFGAAAGLALNNERFSDDVGTNRNSLEAFGSLELNLFDVKDFNLLTNIIAYPSITEKNRLRVDYTLDLKYDLPLDFFIKFGVTYNFDNQPVQDASKDDYVFQATFGWEL, encoded by the coding sequence ATGGGAGACAATAGTCTGTATAAGTTTAATTTAAAACGTACTAAAGGTTCAATTGTATTTAATGGTTTGAGTAAAATTATAATAGTTGTTATTCTATTATTCGGATATAGTGTTCTGGCTCAGAATGATACTTTAGTCCTTAAAAATAATAATCGCATAGTAGGAGAAATAAAGAGTATGCAAAATGGAGTTTTGGCAGTTGAAACCGATTATAGTGATTCCGATTTTAAAATTACATGGGTAGAAGTTGCTCAAGTTAGCGGGAAACAGTTGTTTTTAGTAACCTTAAAAAATGGAGAACGTTACAATACAGCACTTGGTTTGGCTTCAGGCACAGGAAAGGTTAAGTTAACCAATGTAGGAGATGGAAGAGTGGTTAGTATTCAGGATATAGTCTTTATAAAGTCGGTAAAATCCAGTTTTTTATCGCGATTGGATGCCTCTATTTCAGTTGGTTTTAATTTAACGAAAAGCAATAATTTAAGACAGTTAAATGTAAGGAGTTCAGTGGGGTATACGGCTGATTACTGGCAGCTATTAGGGAATTATAATTCTGTTAGAAGTAAGCAGGATGGGAGTAGCGAAATTCATAGAACTGATGCCAATATTAAGTTTACTTACTTTTTGAAAAATGATATGTTGGCTATTTTTAATTCTGAATATTTAGCAAACGACGAACAAAAAATAGATTATCGTTTTACTAATCGTGTAGGTTTCGGTAATTATTTTATTCATACCAATTATTTGTATTTCGGGGCCGCAGCTGGTTTGGCTTTAAATAATGAGCGATTCTCCGATGATGTTGGTACAAATCGAAACAGTTTGGAGGCATTTGGCTCTTTAGAACTCAATTTGTTTGATGTTAAAGATTTCAATTTGTTAACCAATATTATTGCCTATCCAAGTATTACAGAGAAAAATCGTTTAAGGGTAGATTATACTTTGGATTTAAAATATGATTTACCGTTAGATTTCTTTATAAAATTCGGTGTAACCTATAACTTCGATAATCAGCCGGTTCAAGATGCGTCGAAAGATGATTATGTATTTCAGGCCACTTTTGGTTGGGAGCTGTAA